Below is a genomic region from Tepidiforma bonchosmolovskayae.
GCCGTCGCGGCCGGTGGTCGGCCCTGGCCGGGTTTTCGGGCGGCGTCCTGAGCGGGCTGCTCGGAGGCGGCGGCGGCGCGGTGATGGTGCCGCTGATGACCGGCCCGCTGCGGATGCGCCAGCACGTGGCTCACGGGACATCGCTCGCGGTGATTACGGTGACAGCGGCTGTGGCGGCGGTGCTGTACGGGATCGCGGGGCATTTCGACTGGCTGCTGTTTGCCGGGCTGGCGGCAGGCGCAGTAACCGGCGCCGTGGCGGGGGCGCGGCTTGCGCTGCGTGTGCCGGCCCTCCGGCTGCGCCAGGCGTTCGGCGTGTTCCTGCTGGCGGTTTCGCTGCGGATGCTGCTGTTCGCGCCCCCGGGCGGGTGGGTCGAGCCGGGGAAGCTGGCAGAACTCGGGCTGGCCGGGGTCATCGGCCTGAGCGGCGGACTTGCGAGCGGGGCGCTCGGGGTCGGCGGCGGTGCCATCTTTGTGCCGGCGATGGTGCTGGTGCTCGGCACGGAACAGCATGAGGCGCAGGGCATTTCGCTCGTGGTCATCGTCGTGGCTTCGGCGATGGGCGCGCTGACCCACTACCGGCAGGGTACGGTGGATACCGACGCGGCGCGGTGGCTGCTGCCGGCGGCTATCCCCGGCGCCATCGCCGGCGCGGGGCTGGCGACCCTCCTCAGCGGCCGCGGGCTGCAGGTGGTGTTCGCGGTCGTGCTTTCGGCGATCGGCGTGCAGATGCTGACCACGGCGACGCGGCGGCTGCGGGCGGCCGGGAGCACCGCGGGGGCGGCGCCGGAGGGAGTGCGTCCGTGATTTCGAAGGAGGAGCGCGCCGCTGAGCTGTACGAGGTCATCCGGGCGTGCCGCCTGTGCGCGCTCGCGGAAACGCGGACACACGCGGTGCCGGGGGAGGGGCCGCTCGATGCGGAGGTGATGTGCATCGGGGAAGCGCCGGGTCTGAACGAAGACCGCCAGGGCCGTCCGTTCGTCGGGGCGGCCGGGCAGTTCCTGACCGAGCTGCTCGCGGAGGCCGGGCTCCGCCGCGACGAGGTGTACATCTGCAATGTGCTGAAGTGCCGGCCGCCGGGGAACCGCGACCCTCTGCCCGGGGAGATTGCAGCATGCGCCGAGTACCTCGACCTGCAGATTGACCTCGTGGACCCGCTGGTGATCGTGACGCTGGGCCGGTTTTCGATGGCGCGCTGGTTCCCGCAGCAGACGATTTCGCGGATTCACGGGAAGCCGAAGGTGGTGGACGGCCGCTACATTGTGCCGATGTACCACCCGGCGGCGGCGCTGCACCAGGGGGCGCTGCGGGAGGTGCTTGTGGAGGACTTCCGGAACCTCCGCGGGGTGATTGCGCGGGCGCGCGGCGGCGACTTCGAGGCTGCGGGGGCAGCGCCAGCCGTTTCCGCGGCGTGGGAGCCGCGGGAGGCGCCGACACCCGAGCCCGGCGCACGAGCTGACGGGCCGGCAACCCCGCCCGCGGCCGTTGCGGCGCTGCACCTGCCGAACCGCACACCAGAGGCGCCCCGCCAGGCGGGTCCCCGGCCGCCGGACCAAGAAGCCCCCGCGCCCGCAGAGCCACGTCAAATCTCATTTTTCGACCAGGACACATGACTTCCAAAACAACGCTGCGCGTGATTCCGCTTGGCGGCCTCGGAGAGATTGGCCGCAACATGATGCTGCTTGAATACGGGGACGACATCATCGTCATCGACGTCGGGCTGATGTTTCCGGAGGAGGAGATGCTCGGCGTCGACCTCGTCATCCCGGATTTCACCTACCTGCGGGAGCGGAAGGAGAAGGTGCGGGCGGTGTTCCTCACCCACGGGCACGAGGACCACGTGGGCGCGCTGCCGTATTTCCTGCGGGAGTTCGACGTGCCGGTGTACAGCACGCGGCTGACCGACGGGCTGATCCGGGTAAAGCTGCAGGAGCACCGGCTGCTGCAGAAGGCGAAGACCCACGTGGTGGAGCCGGGGCAGGTGATCGAGGCCGGTGTTTTCAAGGTGGAGTTCTTTACGGTGGCCCACTCGATCCCCGATGCCTGCGGGCTGATCATCCAGACTCCGCTCGGCCCGGTGGTGCACACGGGGGACTTCAAGCTCGACCACACGCCGGTGATGGACCAGCACACCGACCTGATCCGCCTCG
It encodes:
- a CDS encoding sulfite exporter TauE/SafE family protein, which produces MSRRGRWSALAGFSGGVLSGLLGGGGGAVMVPLMTGPLRMRQHVAHGTSLAVITVTAAVAAVLYGIAGHFDWLLFAGLAAGAVTGAVAGARLALRVPALRLRQAFGVFLLAVSLRMLLFAPPGGWVEPGKLAELGLAGVIGLSGGLASGALGVGGGAIFVPAMVLVLGTEQHEAQGISLVVIVVASAMGALTHYRQGTVDTDAARWLLPAAIPGAIAGAGLATLLSGRGLQVVFAVVLSAIGVQMLTTATRRLRAAGSTAGAAPEGVRP